The Paramisgurnus dabryanus chromosome 1, PD_genome_1.1, whole genome shotgun sequence genome includes a window with the following:
- the coa3a gene encoding cytochrome c oxidase assembly factor 3 homolog, mitochondrial — protein sequence MADKSSQGEPKPEANFAKRIDPTKEELSREQLQFIRQVEMAQWKKKTEKLRGRNVATGLAIGAVVLGIYGYTFYSVSQEKIMDEIDEEARTAKIHTSKTGAN from the exons ATGGCTGACAAGAGTAGTCAAGGGGAACCAAAGCCTGAAGCCAATTTTGCAAAGAGAATAGACCCTACAAAGGAAGAACTGAGTAGGGAACAACTGCAATTTATCCGACAAGTGGAAATGGCGCAATGGAAGAAGAAAACAGAGAAGCTCAGGGGTCGAAACGTTGCTACAGGACTCGCCATTGGAGCTGTAGTACTTGGCATTT ACGGCTACACTTTCTACTCTGTatcacaggaaaaaataatgGATGAGATAGATGAAGAAGCCAGGACTGCTAAAATACACACTTCCAAGACAGGAGCCAACTAA